The Nitrospiraceae bacterium genome window below encodes:
- a CDS encoding CoA-binding protein: protein MTDMNAAWQSNLIDDPAELRQLLGSMKRIAVLGIRSEHFASRPAFYVPEYLASEGLDVIPVPVYEPDVSTILGKTVFRRLADIPGDLDLVDVFRRSEDIPAHLEDLLGKKPKAVWFQSGIRNDEVAETLAKAGIKVVQDRCLMVEYRRYLTGG, encoded by the coding sequence ATGACTGACATGAACGCGGCTTGGCAAAGCAATCTGATCGATGATCCGGCGGAACTGCGGCAGTTGCTCGGCTCGATGAAACGCATCGCGGTACTTGGAATCCGCAGCGAGCACTTCGCTTCTCGCCCCGCATTCTATGTACCGGAGTACTTGGCGTCGGAAGGCCTCGATGTGATTCCGGTGCCGGTGTACGAGCCGGATGTCTCGACGATACTCGGCAAGACCGTCTTTCGCCGCCTCGCCGACATTCCCGGCGACCTGGACCTAGTCGACGTGTTCCGTCGCTCCGAGGACATTCCCGCGCATCTTGAGGATCTGCTCGGCAAGAAACCGAAAGCGGTCTGGTTCCAATCTGGGATACGAAATGACGAGGTGGCGGAGACGCTCGCCAAGGCTGGAATCAAAGTCGTGCAGGACCGCTGTCTGATGGTCGAGTACCGCCGGTATCTAACTGGCGGGTAA
- a CDS encoding DUF3365 domain-containing protein: MQMRGFCFGLAVGTIVTSLLGQWGLSVASKEADAQKGIAPQRVADYIHSVLQADRTFYSTEVVDRMQKRGIVFASEHWRQDGDLPLPAQFLLESGRLVAKQPNNIKFRLISNWAINRKNGPATDFERTALTEMLTNTERPYTGIVSDGKTRVFQAIYPDKALSSTCAHCHNVHPESPKRDFKVGDVMGGVLITIPLAN, from the coding sequence ATGCAGATGAGAGGGTTTTGCTTCGGACTTGCCGTAGGCACGATCGTCACGAGCCTGCTCGGTCAATGGGGACTGTCTGTCGCGAGTAAGGAAGCGGATGCCCAGAAAGGCATCGCGCCTCAGCGCGTGGCCGATTATATCCACAGCGTGCTGCAGGCCGATCGCACGTTCTATTCGACCGAGGTGGTGGACCGGATGCAGAAACGCGGGATCGTCTTCGCGTCGGAACATTGGAGGCAGGATGGTGATTTGCCGCTACCGGCGCAGTTCCTGCTCGAATCCGGTCGACTCGTGGCGAAACAACCCAACAACATCAAGTTTCGGCTGATCAGCAATTGGGCGATCAATAGGAAGAATGGGCCGGCGACGGATTTCGAACGGACCGCGCTCACCGAAATGCTCACGAATACTGAGCGGCCTTACACAGGCATCGTGAGCGACGGGAAAACTCGCGTCTTTCAGGCCATCTATCCGGACAAGGCCCTGTCGTCGACCTGTGCCCATTGCCACAATGTGCATCCGGAAAGTCCCAAGCGGGACTTCAAGGTGGGAGACGTGATGGGTGGGGTGTTGATCACTATCCCCCTTGCCAATTAG
- a CDS encoding ankyrin repeat domain-containing protein encodes MHDSRKHKVSRTKRAVTFLLMATVVSSLQAGCSLSMLNASASGDLERVQRLITEGQDVNRRFPLIGTGPLIVAAGHGYVELVRALLDAGADVNAADVSGWTALHAAASKGDRAIVALLLERGASMPSHHWYLPSPLSIATTLGHAEIIPLLQARE; translated from the coding sequence ATGCACGACTCCCGAAAGCACAAGGTCTCGCGAACCAAAAGGGCGGTGACTTTCCTCCTCATGGCCACAGTGGTCAGCAGCCTGCAGGCCGGCTGTTCGCTGTCGATGCTGAACGCGTCGGCCTCGGGCGATCTTGAGAGGGTGCAGCGCCTCATCACGGAAGGACAGGACGTGAATAGGCGGTTTCCACTCATCGGCACAGGCCCGCTGATTGTGGCCGCGGGGCATGGCTATGTCGAGTTGGTGCGGGCGCTGTTGGATGCCGGCGCGGACGTCAATGCCGCCGACGTGAGCGGGTGGACGGCGCTTCATGCTGCCGCCTCAAAGGGAGATCGTGCGATCGTGGCTTTGTTGTTGGAGCGGGGCGCCTCGATGCCGAGCCATCACTGGTATCTGCCGAGCCCGCTTAGTATCGCAACCACGCTCGGGCATGCGGAGATCATTCCGCTCCTTCAGGCTCGGGAATAA
- a CDS encoding BamA/TamA family outer membrane protein, giving the protein MLIRLALSLCALFLLPGVSTGQVLITVERPGDPNPKLPPSTDVPVQETESERAELKQAEAKEEALKSLAGKEGYTAIPLPAFSYNRNEQYWVGALMPILKSNAKGELTDIVAPQYLHNPSIGETFSVNYFGYPSDTEQYSAVASYSTKIQRDIDLNYKNVAAGGGRYILAAQATWFKNAFRRFFGIGNHASESAETNYTSRETLIQLTAGINFNQDLALLWSERFHDVRVEEGAVKSLPQTKMLFPHLTGLEGAQVFGHKLALRYDTRDKQLVTTSGTYIIGSVELNQNLERREPNRWLRTTFEARQFIPHYNDRMVFVARFLADAVNGNKTPFYEQPTLGGETTLRAFGQNRFVDDTLLLVNFEERFRFSRREIFEHELDLEVAPFVDIGRVMGHFSFDKLSNPQINPGIGFRVISLPNVVGRLDIGYGKDGANVFVGLDYPF; this is encoded by the coding sequence ATGCTGATCCGGCTGGCCCTTTCTCTGTGCGCGCTGTTCCTCCTGCCTGGGGTCTCGACCGGACAAGTGCTGATCACCGTCGAACGCCCGGGTGATCCCAACCCAAAACTTCCGCCGAGCACCGATGTTCCCGTCCAAGAGACGGAAAGCGAGCGCGCGGAATTGAAACAAGCGGAAGCGAAAGAGGAAGCACTCAAATCGCTTGCGGGAAAGGAAGGCTATACGGCGATTCCGCTGCCTGCCTTCTCATACAATCGCAATGAGCAATACTGGGTCGGCGCATTGATGCCGATCCTCAAATCGAATGCCAAGGGCGAGCTGACCGATATCGTTGCGCCGCAATACCTGCACAATCCCAGTATCGGGGAAACGTTCTCCGTCAACTATTTCGGATACCCGTCTGATACGGAGCAATACAGCGCCGTCGCGTCGTACAGCACGAAGATTCAGCGGGATATCGATCTCAACTACAAGAATGTGGCGGCGGGTGGAGGGCGCTACATTCTGGCGGCCCAGGCCACCTGGTTCAAGAACGCCTTCCGCCGATTTTTCGGGATCGGCAACCATGCGTCGGAGAGCGCGGAAACCAACTACACGTCGCGCGAGACGCTCATTCAACTGACGGCCGGCATCAATTTCAATCAGGATCTGGCCCTGCTCTGGAGCGAACGGTTCCACGACGTCCGCGTCGAGGAAGGCGCCGTCAAATCCCTGCCGCAGACCAAAATGCTTTTTCCCCACTTGACCGGTCTGGAAGGCGCACAGGTCTTCGGCCATAAGTTGGCTTTGCGCTACGACACTAGGGACAAACAACTGGTGACGACGAGCGGGACCTATATCATCGGTTCCGTTGAACTCAACCAGAACCTGGAGCGCCGGGAGCCCAACCGATGGTTGCGCACGACTTTCGAGGCCAGACAGTTCATTCCTCACTACAACGACCGGATGGTGTTCGTCGCGCGTTTTCTCGCCGATGCCGTCAACGGCAACAAGACGCCGTTTTACGAACAGCCCACCCTCGGGGGCGAAACCACATTGCGAGCGTTCGGGCAAAACCGTTTCGTGGACGATACGCTTCTCCTCGTGAATTTCGAGGAGCGCTTTCGGTTCAGCCGCCGCGAAATCTTCGAACATGAATTAGATCTGGAGGTCGCGCCCTTCGTCGATATCGGCCGGGTGATGGGACATTTCAGCTTCGATAAACTATCGAACCCGCAAATCAATCCGGGAATCGGCTTTCGCGTGATTTCGCTGCCGAATGTCGTAGGTCGTCTGGACATCGGGTATGGTAAGGATGGGGCGAACGTGTTCGTCGGGCTGGATTATCCGTTTTGA
- a CDS encoding LTA synthase family protein has product MKQRIMTIAGGQPVPWWGLSLFWGVLFLLIQQAERVCLAPDVMARQPGVPGLLVRTFLAGLGNDLYVAAIGLGLVLLLAALVTGLCVLGGWGGTLPRTELFGRAISGVSLLSAVGLFAVTTADLSYFAYNHQHLDFVFFEYLDELIHAFGQNGPSQAAEQTGAELEDPSKWLSRIGLFWGLLVLFAATWTALFRAALHRHSEALQQGTSAGLTMMLVAAVGVTAAGLTPPPASSLVWEAIDSEAYYSLSQNPVLFAHHPFRDVFLSQLSWSPSALPFRMTEIQADDGVRLASDGERVFAGPDYPFIGTQRHPEAPYFTRPPNIVLLFVEGLDRRYLGRRYTPSGSSRPGDQTASDIRLTPFLDRLKDESLYFPNFFSNGVQTLRGLFATLCSAWPRQGTAVIKTRRTHDFLCMPSVLRQAGYHTEMVVSLDSDLTGLREFLERNGIERYYAEQDFPQQAERLGLGLTDGALLDFIEHRVTALRTEGTPFFLAALTTSTHHPFAVPASHPDVQALTKDPDGYVAALRYFDAELERVFGRMRKNGLLDNTIVLILGDHGRHEAVGESDHERQVGHYMAPLFVWLDESLRRQRGFQAGAVKQVASQVDIAPTVLTAIGLMPRVEPFVGQDLSCVLAGPCRIENRAYLSSVYDDAIGIADETGIWQYSFRRGLLSRTDLDLRTSTRYDIEKGPAGISYLHAMGARYLAWNRALERNRIWSPDGPAVIQ; this is encoded by the coding sequence GTGAAGCAGCGCATCATGACCATTGCCGGCGGCCAGCCGGTGCCGTGGTGGGGCCTGTCCCTGTTTTGGGGCGTGCTCTTCCTGTTGATCCAACAGGCCGAGCGGGTGTGCCTGGCGCCGGACGTGATGGCTCGCCAACCAGGCGTCCCCGGCCTGCTCGTGAGGACGTTTCTCGCGGGGCTGGGCAACGATCTCTATGTCGCGGCTATCGGTCTCGGTTTGGTCCTGCTCCTGGCGGCATTGGTGACGGGGTTGTGTGTCCTGGGCGGATGGGGCGGCACACTGCCGCGCACGGAGCTCTTCGGTCGGGCAATCTCCGGCGTTTCCCTGCTGTCGGCGGTCGGGCTCTTCGCCGTCACGACGGCCGATCTGTCCTACTTTGCCTACAACCACCAACATTTGGATTTCGTGTTCTTCGAGTATCTGGACGAGTTGATCCATGCGTTCGGCCAAAACGGCCCGTCGCAGGCTGCGGAACAGACCGGAGCCGAGCTGGAGGATCCGAGCAAATGGCTGTCCCGCATCGGACTGTTTTGGGGGCTCCTGGTCTTGTTTGCCGCCACCTGGACGGCGTTGTTTCGGGCTGCGTTGCACCGACACAGTGAGGCGCTGCAGCAAGGAACGTCGGCCGGGTTGACGATGATGCTGGTGGCCGCGGTCGGCGTGACGGCTGCGGGGCTCACGCCCCCACCGGCCTCGTCGCTGGTGTGGGAGGCGATCGACAGCGAGGCCTACTACAGCCTTTCGCAAAATCCCGTGTTGTTCGCGCACCATCCGTTTCGAGACGTCTTCTTATCGCAGCTCAGCTGGAGTCCGTCCGCCTTGCCGTTTCGGATGACCGAAATACAGGCCGATGACGGGGTCCGCCTTGCGAGTGACGGGGAGCGGGTCTTCGCCGGGCCTGACTATCCGTTCATCGGCACCCAGCGCCATCCGGAAGCCCCGTATTTCACACGGCCGCCCAATATCGTCCTGCTGTTTGTCGAGGGGCTCGATCGGCGGTACCTCGGCCGGCGGTATACGCCCTCCGGCTCGTCGAGACCGGGGGACCAGACCGCCTCGGATATTCGCCTGACGCCTTTCCTCGATCGATTGAAGGATGAGAGCCTGTACTTCCCGAATTTTTTCAGTAACGGCGTACAGACCTTGCGCGGTCTGTTCGCCACGCTCTGTTCCGCTTGGCCCAGGCAGGGGACCGCCGTCATCAAGACTCGTCGCACGCATGACTTTCTCTGCATGCCGTCGGTGCTTCGGCAGGCGGGCTACCATACCGAAATGGTCGTGAGTCTGGACAGCGACCTCACGGGGTTGAGGGAATTCCTGGAACGTAACGGGATCGAGCGGTATTACGCGGAGCAGGACTTTCCGCAACAGGCCGAACGTCTGGGGTTGGGCCTGACCGACGGGGCCCTGTTGGATTTTATCGAGCATCGTGTGACCGCTCTGCGGACGGAGGGCACGCCGTTTTTTCTGGCCGCGCTGACCACAAGCACGCACCATCCGTTTGCCGTTCCGGCGAGTCATCCCGATGTGCAAGCCCTCACGAAAGACCCGGACGGCTACGTGGCTGCGCTCAGGTATTTCGATGCCGAACTTGAACGGGTCTTCGGCCGGATGCGGAAGAACGGACTGCTCGACAACACCATTGTGCTGATCCTGGGCGATCACGGACGGCACGAGGCGGTGGGCGAGTCGGACCACGAACGGCAAGTCGGCCATTACATGGCGCCGCTCTTCGTTTGGCTGGATGAATCGTTGCGGCGACAACGAGGTTTTCAGGCTGGGGCGGTGAAGCAGGTCGCGAGCCAGGTGGATATCGCGCCGACGGTCCTGACGGCAATCGGCCTGATGCCGCGCGTCGAACCCTTTGTCGGGCAGGATCTGAGTTGTGTGTTGGCCGGTCCTTGCCGGATCGAGAATCGCGCCTACTTGAGCAGCGTGTACGACGACGCGATCGGCATAGCCGACGAGACGGGCATTTGGCAGTATTCGTTCCGGCGGGGACTCTTGAGCCGGACGGATCTGGATCTTCGAACCAGTACAAGATACGACATCGAGAAGGGGCCCGCGGGAATCTCCTATTTGCATGCGATGGGCGCTCGGTACCTGGCCTGGAACAGGGCGCTGGAGCGCAATAGGATCTGGTCGCCTGATGGGCCGGCAGTCATACAATAG
- a CDS encoding NAD-dependent epimerase/dehydratase family protein gives MSQVVVTGGSGFIGSHVVDALVDAGHDVTVIDHRVRPHRQDVKFEDIDLMDLSSVVAATKGAEHIFHLAAVSNVNYAYKYPVYSTALNVMGTTHILEAARVHGTRRVHLASTVWVYNGAANGKVVDETVPFHLESAGHIYTSSKMAAEMLCHNYRQLYQVPFTILRYGIPYGPRMREELLIPIFIKKALSGQPLTISGKGEQYRNFVFVRDMADAHVLAMKEDAANQTYNLEGTRKVTVLEVAEGIKKVLGDQVQLDFVPARPGDFGGKEVTAKKAARELEWYPTVSFEDGLRRTVDWFRHKWAC, from the coding sequence ATGTCACAAGTCGTCGTTACAGGGGGAAGCGGTTTCATCGGCTCACACGTCGTCGACGCGCTGGTTGACGCCGGTCACGACGTGACCGTGATCGACCATCGTGTGCGCCCGCACCGGCAGGACGTCAAGTTCGAGGATATTGACCTGATGGACCTGTCTTCGGTCGTGGCGGCAACGAAGGGGGCCGAGCATATTTTTCACTTGGCTGCGGTCTCGAACGTCAATTACGCCTACAAGTATCCGGTGTATTCGACGGCCTTGAACGTGATGGGGACGACCCACATTCTCGAGGCCGCGCGGGTCCACGGCACGAGGCGGGTTCATCTGGCCTCCACCGTGTGGGTCTACAATGGCGCGGCGAACGGGAAGGTGGTCGACGAAACAGTCCCGTTCCACCTCGAATCCGCCGGGCACATTTATACCTCGTCCAAGATGGCGGCCGAGATGCTCTGCCACAACTATCGGCAGCTCTATCAGGTGCCGTTCACCATCCTCCGGTACGGTATTCCGTACGGACCGCGCATGCGCGAAGAACTCCTGATCCCGATCTTCATCAAGAAGGCCTTGAGCGGGCAGCCGCTCACGATTTCCGGCAAGGGGGAACAGTACCGGAACTTCGTGTTCGTACGGGACATGGCGGATGCCCACGTGTTGGCGATGAAGGAGGATGCGGCGAATCAGACGTACAACCTCGAGGGAACCAGGAAGGTGACGGTATTGGAGGTGGCGGAGGGGATCAAGAAGGTGCTCGGCGATCAAGTCCAGCTCGATTTCGTCCCCGCTCGTCCCGGCGATTTCGGGGGAAAAGAAGTGACGGCGAAGAAGGCCGCGCGCGAGCTGGAATGGTATCCCACGGTGTCGTTCGAAGACGGGTTGCGCCGGACCGTGGACTGGTTCCGTCATAAGTGGGCTTGCTAG
- a CDS encoding DegT/DnrJ/EryC1/StrS family aminotransferase yields MQGVTSESTVLPPARKVPAARIQFLPEDRAWIAARIEEVLGTGQLTLGKYGAEFEQQFARFSGTQHAVAVNSGTSALEIILRALQVAGKDVLVPTNTFFATAAAVVHAGGRPVLVDMDPESFGVRPEDLEHRLTPKTDGLIVVHIGGIVSRRMPELQEWAKRKGLWLVEDAAHAHGSALNGTRAGCFGIASSFSFYPTKVMTSGEGGMIVTNDAHIAAEAKIYRDQGKASFTQNAHVRMGANWRLSEPHAIIGLKHLERLPAMIADRQRIAALYDEELAGLRNLDLVSIPPGGVCNYYKYLVLPKRQQDRKALKTLLRETYGVSLSGEVYEEPLHKQPVFASYASGVLPVSGDYCARHLCLPVFSGMEDADAHQVIHALKDVIG; encoded by the coding sequence ATGCAAGGTGTTACTTCCGAGAGCACGGTTCTGCCTCCCGCCCGCAAGGTTCCCGCCGCAAGGATCCAATTCTTGCCGGAAGACAGGGCCTGGATCGCCGCGCGCATCGAGGAGGTGCTCGGGACCGGCCAATTGACGCTGGGAAAATATGGGGCCGAGTTTGAGCAACAGTTCGCCCGATTCTCCGGAACGCAACATGCGGTGGCCGTCAACAGCGGGACCAGCGCGTTGGAGATCATCTTGCGGGCGCTGCAAGTAGCAGGGAAGGACGTGCTGGTCCCCACCAACACCTTCTTTGCCACGGCTGCTGCGGTCGTGCATGCGGGAGGCCGGCCGGTGCTGGTCGACATGGATCCGGAATCGTTCGGGGTGCGGCCTGAGGATCTCGAGCATCGTCTCACGCCGAAAACCGACGGGCTCATCGTCGTCCATATCGGCGGTATTGTGTCGCGGCGGATGCCGGAATTGCAGGAATGGGCGAAACGCAAGGGCCTGTGGCTCGTTGAGGATGCGGCGCATGCGCACGGATCGGCGTTGAACGGGACACGCGCGGGCTGCTTCGGCATCGCCTCGTCCTTCAGTTTCTACCCTACGAAGGTCATGACTTCCGGAGAAGGCGGCATGATCGTGACCAACGATGCCCATATCGCGGCCGAAGCCAAGATTTACCGGGATCAGGGGAAAGCCAGCTTCACTCAAAACGCACATGTGCGCATGGGAGCCAACTGGCGCCTGTCCGAACCGCACGCCATCATCGGATTGAAACACCTGGAACGGCTTCCCGCGATGATCGCCGACCGGCAACGGATCGCGGCACTGTATGACGAGGAATTGGCCGGGCTGCGAAACCTAGATCTGGTTTCGATCCCTCCCGGAGGGGTCTGCAATTACTACAAGTACTTGGTGCTTCCCAAAAGGCAGCAGGACCGCAAGGCCCTCAAGACGCTGCTGCGGGAAACGTACGGCGTCTCCTTGTCGGGCGAAGTCTATGAGGAGCCGCTGCACAAGCAACCCGTCTTTGCCTCATACGCTTCCGGGGTGTTGCCTGTGTCCGGAGACTACTGCGCCCGCCACCTGTGCTTGCCGGTGTTTTCCGGCATGGAGGATGCGGATGCCCATCAAGTGATTCACGCGCTGAAAGACGTCATCGGCTAA
- a CDS encoding EamA family transporter, whose translation MLKVLIVMTIAAAAAAVGQIFVRQGMQEVGALDQYAPAALVAYFGRALTNPYVVIGTGLNAVFYFLFLAALSWTDITVVLPMTALEFGMAAVLAVVLLNEVVPTLRWAGILLVILGVILITAGGGETA comes from the coding sequence ATGCTCAAAGTGCTGATCGTCATGACGATCGCGGCGGCTGCGGCGGCCGTGGGGCAGATCTTTGTGCGGCAGGGGATGCAGGAGGTCGGCGCGCTGGACCAGTATGCGCCGGCGGCGCTGGTCGCGTACTTCGGGCGGGCATTGACGAATCCTTACGTGGTCATCGGCACCGGCTTGAACGCGGTCTTCTACTTTCTGTTCCTCGCGGCGCTCTCGTGGACCGACATCACCGTGGTGCTTCCCATGACGGCGCTCGAATTCGGTATGGCCGCAGTCTTGGCCGTCGTACTTCTGAACGAAGTCGTGCCCACCCTGCGCTGGGCCGGCATTCTGTTGGTCATCCTGGGCGTCATCTTGATCACGGCGGGCGGTGGGGAAACCGCCTAA